From the genome of Cellvibrio japonicus Ueda107, one region includes:
- the tyrS gene encoding tyrosine--tRNA ligase: MTSIDTHFLQELQERGLIAQMTGGDSLAEHLNTGSRTLYSGFDPTADSLHIGHLVPLLALKRFQMAGHKPIALVGGATGLVGDPSFKAQERKLNTPDVVAGWVQRLQQQVSRFIDFDCGPNSAEVVNNLDWVGNMNVLSFLRDVGKHFSVNNMINKESVKQRIEREGEGISFTEFTYMLLQSYDFAELYQRRQCTLQIGGSDQWGNITGGIDLTRRLHGGQVFGLTMPLVTKADGTKFGKTETGTVWLDPVKTSPYAFYQFWLGAADADVYKFLRYFTFLHLDEIARIEAADVASGVKPQAQRILAEQMTELVHGKSGLEAAQRITQALFSDELSGLSESDFLQLQQDGLPTSRLVRAEFASVSLIQLLTEAQLATSGKQVKDALQRSAVFINGAAKGEADNMDVPGCFAWDTAFYERFYLVKLGKKKCHLFEVV; this comes from the coding sequence ATGACGTCGATAGACACACATTTTTTACAAGAGTTGCAAGAGCGAGGACTGATTGCACAGATGACAGGGGGGGACTCCCTGGCTGAGCATCTGAATACGGGTAGTCGCACTCTTTATAGTGGCTTCGACCCTACAGCGGACAGTCTCCATATCGGCCATTTGGTTCCGCTGCTTGCACTCAAGCGATTTCAAATGGCCGGCCACAAGCCTATTGCCTTGGTTGGAGGGGCTACTGGACTGGTGGGAGACCCCAGTTTCAAGGCGCAGGAGCGAAAACTGAATACTCCGGACGTGGTGGCAGGTTGGGTTCAGCGGCTCCAGCAACAGGTTAGTCGATTCATCGATTTTGATTGCGGCCCTAATTCGGCTGAGGTTGTCAACAACCTCGATTGGGTAGGCAATATGAATGTGTTGTCGTTCTTGCGCGATGTTGGCAAGCACTTCTCTGTTAACAACATGATCAACAAGGAGTCGGTTAAACAGCGCATCGAGCGCGAGGGTGAAGGCATTTCCTTTACCGAGTTCACCTATATGCTGCTCCAGTCTTACGATTTTGCTGAGTTGTATCAGCGCCGTCAATGTACCCTGCAAATAGGTGGAAGTGATCAGTGGGGCAATATCACCGGTGGTATTGATTTAACTCGTCGCCTCCATGGCGGTCAGGTGTTCGGGCTTACCATGCCTTTGGTTACCAAGGCGGATGGTACCAAGTTTGGTAAAACGGAAACCGGAACTGTCTGGCTTGATCCGGTTAAGACCTCACCCTATGCCTTCTATCAGTTCTGGCTTGGAGCGGCAGATGCGGATGTGTACAAATTCCTGCGTTACTTCACCTTCCTGCATTTGGACGAAATTGCGCGTATAGAAGCTGCAGATGTTGCCAGTGGGGTTAAGCCTCAGGCGCAGCGTATCCTGGCAGAGCAAATGACTGAGCTGGTGCATGGAAAAAGTGGTCTTGAGGCTGCTCAGCGTATTACCCAGGCATTATTCAGTGATGAACTGAGTGGCTTGAGTGAGTCTGATTTCCTGCAGCTACAGCAAGACGGCCTGCCTACATCTCGCCTGGTACGTGCAGAATTTGCTTCTGTCAGCCTGATCCAGTTGCTTACAGAGGCGCAGTTGGCGACATCTGGCAAGCAAGTAAAAGATGCCTTGCAGCGTTCGGCGGTATTTATTAATGGTGCGGCAAAAGGTGAAGCCGACAACATGGATGTACCTGGATGCTTTGCCTGGGATACAGCGTTTTATGAACGGTTTTATTTGGTAAAACTAGGTAAAAAGAAGTGCCACTTGTTTGAAGTGGTTTGA
- the rimI gene encoding ribosomal protein S18-alanine N-acetyltransferase — protein sequence MSIKFPLSITTYSGMDLSLRLLTEVDIPAVMQLERSAHSHPWRQSSFEDCLTGRQKCWLAEYKENLVGLVVITHGGGDAELLNISVSPAFQRKGIGRCLLHHALDCVRDKADMLFLEVRVSNHKAIDLYAKEGFFEVGQRKNYYPTLNGHEDALLMAMQL from the coding sequence ATGAGTATAAAATTCCCTCTTTCTATTACTACCTATTCAGGTATGGATTTAAGTTTACGCCTTCTTACTGAAGTGGATATCCCGGCTGTAATGCAGCTTGAGCGCAGTGCTCATTCCCATCCCTGGCGACAATCGAGTTTTGAAGATTGCCTGACTGGTCGACAAAAGTGTTGGTTAGCGGAGTACAAGGAAAACCTCGTAGGGTTAGTGGTGATTACTCATGGAGGTGGAGACGCGGAGTTATTAAATATTTCGGTATCTCCGGCATTTCAACGTAAAGGTATTGGGCGCTGTTTGCTACATCATGCGCTGGATTGTGTCAGAGATAAAGCTGATATGTTATTTCTGGAGGTGCGTGTTTCCAACCACAAGGCTATCGATTTGTATGCGAAAGAGGGTTTTTTTGAAGTCGGCCAACGCAAAAATTATTATCCGACATTAAACGGCCACGAAGATGCCTTATTAATGGCAATGCAGTTGTAG
- a CDS encoding response regulator transcription factor: MTNLSTTSQQNVIDFLVVDDDQAFIQVLDRVLTKRGYTTGTAQDAHTALQLARQYHYHQAIVDLKLGSDSGLQLIRELKLCQPHMEIVILTGYSSISTAVEAIKSGATNYLCKPADADEILAAFKQSNPQVIQDITGYTPLSVERLEWEHIQKILQDHQGNISATARALGMHRRTLQRKLQKRPVKH, encoded by the coding sequence ATGACTAACCTATCTACCACAAGCCAGCAAAATGTTATCGACTTTCTGGTTGTTGATGATGACCAGGCATTCATACAAGTGCTGGATCGTGTGCTAACAAAACGGGGATACACCACAGGTACCGCCCAGGATGCACACACGGCATTACAACTAGCGCGGCAATACCACTATCATCAAGCGATTGTGGACCTTAAGCTGGGTAGCGATTCAGGATTACAGCTGATCCGCGAACTAAAGCTCTGCCAACCTCATATGGAAATTGTCATACTCACCGGGTACTCCAGCATTTCTACAGCGGTAGAGGCCATTAAGTCCGGAGCCACCAATTATTTATGCAAGCCGGCAGATGCCGATGAAATCCTGGCGGCATTCAAACAATCAAACCCACAAGTGATACAAGATATCACTGGATACACACCTTTGTCCGTAGAGCGCTTGGAATGGGAGCATATTCAAAAAATACTACAGGATCATCAAGGCAATATCTCTGCTACTGCTCGAGCATTAGGCATGCACAGACGCACCCTGCAACGCAAATTACAAAAGCGTCCCGTCAAACACTAG
- a CDS encoding ATP-binding protein translates to MTIMLKHSFTLAAQSQQLAYWVIIRTLILCCLIAAVALCAWDSSVELPLPQITILLVFMCLVNLLTYFRLNNPLPVTSLEFFIQLLIDLLCLSLVFYLSGGANNPFISYFLVPICVSAATLSGRYTLIIAGISLISYSLLLFFHIPLPIVSPDHHHSGSTWNLHVLGMWLNFFISAGLITIFVVKMARDLRAQEIQLNRMREDELRDEQVMAVATLAAGTAHELGTPLSTMKLLLNEMRRDYPDHTALQDDLQLLQQQVTQCAATLRNLVHTAEQSKDGQFQQVALQSFCEGVIQRWQIMRPDATFTLEIEQDLPSVYQAFHPSVAQALINLLNNAANANPNNINIYIRWNKVQLEWRIEDEGAGISEDLSQQLGKSFIHSTQGLGIGFYITQATINRYGGKVSLHKRAPTGTVTQVILPLSSEATAVQDKHHD, encoded by the coding sequence ATGACAATTATGCTTAAGCACTCCTTTACCCTCGCAGCGCAATCCCAGCAATTAGCCTATTGGGTGATCATCCGCACCCTGATCCTCTGTTGTCTCATCGCAGCGGTGGCCCTTTGCGCCTGGGATAGCAGCGTGGAGCTACCTCTGCCGCAGATCACCATCTTGCTGGTATTTATGTGCCTGGTGAATCTGCTGACCTATTTCCGCCTGAACAATCCGTTACCAGTCACCTCGCTGGAATTTTTTATCCAACTCCTGATCGATTTGCTCTGCCTTAGCCTTGTGTTCTATTTGAGCGGCGGGGCCAACAATCCGTTTATTTCCTACTTCCTGGTCCCGATTTGCGTCTCTGCTGCCACCCTGAGTGGACGCTATACACTTATCATCGCCGGTATCTCACTAATTAGTTATTCACTACTACTTTTCTTCCACATTCCCTTACCTATAGTTTCCCCTGATCACCATCATTCAGGTAGCACCTGGAATTTACATGTACTGGGAATGTGGTTGAATTTTTTTATCAGTGCCGGTCTCATCACAATTTTTGTGGTGAAAATGGCCAGGGATTTACGTGCACAGGAGATACAACTTAATCGGATGCGAGAAGACGAACTGCGGGATGAGCAGGTCATGGCAGTGGCAACACTTGCGGCAGGAACCGCCCATGAATTAGGGACACCACTCTCTACCATGAAACTGCTGCTAAATGAGATGCGTCGCGACTATCCCGATCACACGGCATTACAAGATGACCTGCAACTCCTGCAACAACAAGTAACCCAGTGTGCTGCCACATTACGGAATCTGGTACATACCGCAGAACAAAGCAAGGATGGCCAATTTCAACAAGTCGCGCTGCAATCCTTCTGTGAAGGCGTTATCCAACGCTGGCAAATCATGCGTCCGGATGCCACATTTACCCTGGAGATTGAACAAGACCTACCTTCTGTGTACCAAGCCTTTCATCCCAGTGTGGCCCAAGCCCTCATCAACCTGTTAAACAATGCAGCCAATGCCAACCCAAACAATATCAACATTTATATTCGCTGGAATAAAGTACAGCTGGAATGGCGCATTGAAGATGAAGGAGCAGGGATTAGTGAAGACTTATCCCAACAACTGGGCAAGTCATTTATTCACAGTACTCAGGGCCTTGGTATAGGATTTTATATCACCCAGGCAACCATCAACCGCTATGGTGGCAAAGTAAGTTTGCACAAGCGCGCGCCCACAGGAACTGTCACCCAGGTAATACTGCCATTAAGTTCAGAAGCCACTGCCGTGCAGGATAAACACCATGACTAA
- a CDS encoding MATE family efflux transporter produces MTHALPATLIEGKVSTQLKSLALPLVWGLMATMSLNAVEALFIAHLGREELAAYSFTFPVILVLTSLAIGLGAGTSSAVSRAIGEGDPDKARRLATDAMSLTLLISVSVCLLGWLTLEPLFRLLGASDVLIPHIRAYMSIWYFSAPCLMVPMVCLSALRAMGMSQVQGYLMGGAALLNVILDPLLIFGLYGFPALGLQGAALATLITRALMLVTALYILHVRVQMLVNPFAGWIKLRNSWAAIVEVGFPAMVANVIIPFASAIVLAMVAAYGTDAVAALGIVMRIEPLALIVFYALSGVVGPFFGQNLGAGKVERLEEALKVLTLFCLGFGLVVAFVLALFGQHIAGFFGGHAEVVAITVTYLCIVPISYGAYGVIMAVNAAFNGMGRPWPPMLLSAGRVLYIYLPLAWCGQYFWGIHGLFIATAAANLILGAWAWCWLKRYIHKGLLPSTMAGVDISLREH; encoded by the coding sequence ATGACTCACGCCTTACCGGCCACCCTGATTGAGGGCAAGGTATCTACCCAGCTCAAAAGCCTGGCCCTGCCGTTGGTGTGGGGGTTGATGGCAACCATGTCGCTCAATGCGGTAGAGGCTCTGTTTATTGCCCATTTGGGGCGAGAAGAGCTGGCTGCATACAGTTTTACCTTCCCGGTGATTTTGGTGCTCACCAGTTTGGCAATTGGCCTGGGGGCGGGTACTTCTTCGGCGGTATCCCGAGCCATCGGTGAGGGGGACCCGGATAAAGCGCGTCGCCTGGCGACCGATGCGATGAGTCTAACCTTGTTGATATCCGTGAGTGTTTGCCTGTTGGGATGGTTGACACTGGAACCCTTGTTCCGTTTGTTGGGGGCGAGTGATGTATTGATTCCCCACATACGTGCCTATATGTCGATCTGGTATTTCAGCGCTCCCTGCTTGATGGTTCCTATGGTCTGCCTTTCCGCACTGCGTGCCATGGGGATGAGCCAGGTACAGGGTTACCTGATGGGGGGCGCTGCGCTCCTGAACGTCATTCTTGATCCGCTGTTAATTTTTGGGCTTTACGGCTTTCCTGCTTTGGGACTGCAAGGAGCGGCCTTGGCAACTCTGATTACTCGCGCACTGATGTTGGTTACCGCGCTTTATATTCTTCATGTACGTGTACAAATGCTGGTTAATCCATTCGCTGGCTGGATAAAGCTGCGCAACTCGTGGGCTGCCATCGTAGAGGTAGGGTTTCCAGCCATGGTGGCTAACGTCATTATTCCCTTTGCCAGCGCCATAGTGCTTGCCATGGTTGCTGCCTATGGGACTGATGCTGTTGCAGCCTTGGGAATTGTCATGCGTATCGAGCCGCTTGCTCTGATTGTGTTTTATGCCTTGTCCGGTGTTGTTGGCCCTTTCTTTGGGCAGAACCTGGGGGCGGGAAAAGTTGAGCGCCTTGAAGAGGCTTTGAAGGTCTTGACGCTTTTTTGTCTGGGATTTGGCTTGGTGGTGGCATTTGTTTTGGCGCTGTTTGGTCAGCATATTGCCGGTTTTTTTGGTGGACATGCCGAGGTGGTGGCTATTACGGTGACTTATCTATGTATCGTTCCTATAAGTTATGGTGCTTATGGGGTGATCATGGCCGTTAATGCGGCTTTTAATGGCATGGGGCGCCCCTGGCCCCCAATGCTGTTATCCGCTGGACGTGTGCTCTATATCTACCTGCCACTGGCATGGTGTGGCCAATATTTCTGGGGTATCCACGGATTATTTATTGCTACAGCTGCTGCCAATCTGATCCTCGGGGCCTGGGCCTGGTGCTGGCTTAAGCGGTATATCCATAAGGGCTTACTACCATCTACTATGGCTGGCGTCGATATCAGTTTACGTGAACATTAG
- a CDS encoding peptide chain release factor 3, producing MSTLHNELAKRRTFAIISHPDAGKTTMTEKLLLWGNAIQIAGSVKGKRGPHAKSDWMTMEQERGISVTSSVMQFPYKDRVVNLLDTPGHEDFSEDTYRTLTAVDSVLMMIDGAKGVEDRTIKLMEVCRLRDTPILSFINKMDRESRDPVELLDEIENVLKIVAAPINWPLGSGKEFLGVYNFYTDTIHVYQQGMGHTIPDDIQIKGLESDEATQLMGVYASEYREQIEFVRGATHQFELDEYLAGRMTPVFFGTALGNFGVREMLDGFVEWAPTPRPRATHERMVEPAEEQFSGFIFKIQANMDPKHRDRIAFMRVCSGRYEQGMKMKHVRLGKDIKIADAVTFMAGDRSAVEEAIAGDIIGLHNHGTIQIGDAFTQGENLKFTGIPHFAPELFRRIRLKDPLKMKQLQKGLQQLSEEGSTQVFFPLNNNDIVVGAVGVLQFEVVAYRLKDEYKVEAIYENVSVTTARWCECDDSKKLEEFKRKCAENLAVDGGGHLTYLAPSRVNLSLTQERHPDVVFRATREH from the coding sequence ATGAGTACTCTGCATAACGAGCTGGCAAAGCGTCGTACCTTTGCCATCATCTCTCACCCTGATGCGGGTAAAACAACCATGACTGAAAAGCTGTTACTCTGGGGTAACGCTATTCAAATTGCCGGCTCAGTAAAAGGTAAGCGCGGCCCTCACGCCAAGTCTGACTGGATGACCATGGAGCAGGAGCGCGGTATTTCAGTCACCTCGTCAGTGATGCAATTTCCCTATAAAGATCGGGTTGTTAATTTGCTGGATACTCCTGGTCACGAAGACTTTTCGGAGGATACCTATCGCACGTTAACGGCAGTGGACTCTGTATTAATGATGATTGATGGGGCGAAGGGGGTTGAAGATCGCACCATTAAGTTGATGGAGGTGTGTCGCCTGCGTGACACACCGATCTTGTCTTTTATCAATAAAATGGATCGCGAGAGCCGGGATCCTGTTGAGTTGCTGGATGAAATTGAAAATGTGCTTAAGATAGTTGCCGCTCCGATTAACTGGCCGTTAGGAAGCGGTAAAGAGTTTTTGGGCGTTTATAACTTTTATACTGATACTATCCACGTTTACCAACAGGGTATGGGGCACACGATTCCCGATGATATCCAGATCAAGGGGCTGGAAAGTGATGAGGCAACGCAATTGATGGGCGTTTATGCCAGTGAATACCGGGAGCAGATCGAGTTCGTGCGTGGTGCAACCCATCAATTTGAATTGGATGAGTATCTTGCCGGACGTATGACGCCGGTATTTTTTGGAACGGCACTGGGTAATTTTGGTGTGCGTGAGATGCTGGATGGTTTTGTGGAATGGGCTCCAACACCGCGTCCCCGGGCTACCCATGAACGCATGGTTGAGCCGGCAGAGGAGCAATTTAGTGGCTTCATCTTTAAGATCCAGGCCAATATGGACCCCAAGCACCGCGATCGTATTGCATTTATGAGGGTCTGTTCCGGTCGCTATGAGCAGGGTATGAAAATGAAGCATGTCCGCCTTGGTAAAGATATCAAAATTGCGGATGCGGTAACCTTTATGGCGGGAGACAGGTCTGCTGTTGAAGAGGCGATTGCGGGCGATATTATCGGTTTACATAATCATGGGACTATCCAGATAGGCGATGCCTTTACCCAAGGAGAAAATCTCAAGTTTACCGGGATTCCCCATTTCGCCCCCGAGTTATTTCGCCGTATTCGTTTGAAGGACCCCCTTAAAATGAAACAACTCCAAAAGGGCTTGCAGCAACTGTCGGAGGAGGGATCAACCCAGGTATTTTTTCCTCTGAATAACAATGACATCGTTGTTGGTGCTGTGGGTGTGCTGCAGTTCGAAGTAGTTGCTTATCGCCTGAAAGATGAATACAAGGTTGAAGCCATCTATGAAAACGTCAGTGTTACCACCGCGCGTTGGTGTGAGTGTGACGACTCTAAAAAGCTGGAGGAGTTTAAGCGTAAATGCGCTGAAAACCTGGCCGTGGACGGTGGTGGTCATTTGACCTATCTGGCACCCTCCAGGGTTAACCTTTCCCTTACCCAGGAACGCCACCCTGATGTGGTGTTTCGCGCAACCCGAGAACACTAA
- a CDS encoding TonB family protein, whose protein sequence is MSGIHKFNCLLIASILFLCTAAHSAPMLNGIAVHQELGQEVFIGALYSESLSNNADSLLNNNQPMRMELKIVAPEGLTTRRFSRLWIEGMAINNRADVLTAQADNMVKFDGLFKGRFMTNDHVVFDSIPGKGVNISVNGVLLGNIADNQFFSVLLTTWIGRVPLSSDFRDSLLKVGNIDGALRSRFDTIKPNSARIAEIHNWATPVVAEVKSSSSKAASSAPREVAAIEKPEVPALAAAVIEKPTIELPAVPPAPVTQVTTAAASSAPAVAAAKPAPAPIASDDEDDEDEGPALTAQSLLARQFYVSDILKKVFSKTRYPSRALERGQEGSVRIAVVIDRQGNILSMNSLDESRHELLNREAREAIKRSAPFPEIPAALPGARFEFTVPIRFTLPKQ, encoded by the coding sequence ATGAGTGGTATCCATAAGTTTAACTGTCTCCTGATTGCATCCATTCTCTTCCTATGTACAGCGGCACATTCGGCCCCGATGCTTAACGGTATAGCGGTTCATCAGGAACTTGGCCAGGAGGTATTTATTGGAGCTCTTTATTCTGAATCACTGAGCAACAATGCAGACTCCTTACTCAACAATAACCAACCCATGCGCATGGAGCTAAAGATAGTTGCTCCCGAGGGATTGACCACTCGCCGTTTCAGTCGTCTGTGGATTGAGGGGATGGCAATCAATAATCGTGCCGATGTGTTAACCGCACAAGCCGATAATATGGTTAAGTTCGACGGCCTGTTTAAAGGCCGCTTCATGACCAATGACCATGTCGTGTTCGACTCTATCCCAGGTAAAGGTGTCAATATTTCCGTCAACGGGGTACTGCTCGGAAATATTGCAGACAACCAGTTTTTCTCCGTCCTGTTAACGACCTGGATTGGACGAGTTCCGCTGTCTTCTGACTTCCGTGACAGCCTGCTAAAAGTAGGTAACATTGATGGAGCCCTCCGTAGTCGGTTTGACACCATCAAGCCCAATAGTGCCCGTATTGCTGAAATTCACAATTGGGCAACCCCAGTTGTAGCCGAGGTTAAATCTTCCTCCAGCAAGGCTGCATCCAGTGCACCACGTGAAGTCGCAGCTATTGAAAAACCCGAAGTTCCTGCATTAGCTGCAGCAGTCATTGAAAAACCCACAATTGAGCTTCCAGCGGTACCACCAGCCCCCGTCACACAAGTTACTACGGCTGCAGCATCAAGTGCCCCCGCCGTAGCGGCAGCAAAACCTGCACCAGCCCCCATTGCCAGTGATGATGAGGACGATGAGGATGAGGGGCCAGCCCTAACCGCACAAAGCCTATTGGCCAGACAATTCTACGTATCCGATATACTCAAGAAAGTATTCAGTAAAACACGCTATCCCAGCAGAGCCCTGGAGCGTGGTCAGGAAGGCAGCGTGCGCATAGCGGTTGTTATTGATCGCCAGGGTAATATCCTGAGCATGAATAGCCTGGATGAGAGCAGACACGAATTGCTAAACCGTGAAGCTCGCGAAGCCATCAAACGTTCGGCGCCCTTCCCGGAAATTCCCGCTGCCTTACCGGGGGCTCGTTTCGAGTTTACAGTTCCAATCCGCTTTACCCTACCCAAGCAGTAA
- a CDS encoding cyclic nucleotide-binding domain-containing protein, which yields MDIKSIHKVPRETLEHLLAGIPFFKTIRQVDPSQFELLLQASRVAVYGPGEVVLQKGEVDAWLYFLLKGRLAVYVDQPGKGDLVNYVTPGEVFGDLAQLVGATRTATVIADENTRESMVLALDFTVFGPLKSVKPVTLQTKLAYYRNMAHNLRWKLEVYRSQHLQHPLANKHRQIKLYQGVKDTMDELLSLYEQSRALAQLLVQWNLEFGALTEEQMQADQTLSIHTNSSQSI from the coding sequence ATGGATATTAAGTCAATACATAAAGTACCAAGGGAGACTTTGGAGCATTTGTTGGCAGGTATCCCTTTTTTCAAGACGATTAGGCAGGTAGATCCAAGCCAGTTTGAATTGCTGTTACAGGCTTCACGAGTAGCGGTATATGGCCCGGGGGAGGTCGTCTTGCAAAAAGGGGAGGTGGATGCCTGGCTGTACTTTTTGTTGAAAGGTCGCCTGGCGGTGTATGTGGATCAGCCAGGTAAGGGGGATTTGGTTAACTATGTGACTCCCGGTGAGGTGTTCGGCGATCTCGCCCAGCTGGTAGGTGCCACACGTACGGCAACAGTCATTGCTGACGAAAATACACGGGAATCTATGGTACTGGCTTTGGATTTCACTGTCTTTGGTCCGCTAAAGTCAGTGAAGCCTGTCACGTTACAAACCAAACTGGCGTACTATCGCAATATGGCCCATAACCTCCGTTGGAAGCTGGAAGTATACCGCTCCCAGCATTTACAACATCCGTTGGCGAACAAACACCGTCAAATCAAGTTATACCAAGGTGTTAAGGATACGATGGATGAACTCTTATCTCTCTATGAACAGTCACGAGCCTTAGCTCAGCTGTTGGTACAGTGGAATCTGGAGTTCGGCGCTTTGACAGAAGAGCAGATGCAGGCAGACCAAACCTTATCGATCCATACGAATAGTTCCCAGAGTATCTAG